The Hyalangium gracile genome includes a region encoding these proteins:
- a CDS encoding kelch repeat-containing protein, with protein sequence MRKALAPLMLALTLALQAGCSPSSSSSGTGSARFAVSELKSLSSEISRVSVTSSAVDIPSVSIDLAPTQGIWGGIIGNLPAGADRSFLAQAFDDSGTLLFEGSASGVTISANQTTLVAITLQQVNPPPPFENEAPLIDSLVASSTTIPTAGSITLVASAHDPNPGDTLSYAWSATAGTFSSPSEAATSWTAPVSTGIQTLTLTVTDSRGLASSIVLAVNVTLSGGEGDAQLSISFNRSPLVAALSASPTHLVVGQTTSVSVAASDPDGDSLSYSWSASCAGTWTHASASSARFTPSLVPAGSCNNCRLSVSVSDGRGGQSTGTVALCVRSTPPVNHLNPVIIRSYRSSDTASPGQELTFEVVASDPEGSALTFSWAAATGSLGTPSSDASRSRITWTAPACVSTSAPPTVTATVTNAFSLATSRSFTVTGLPTCSSGRWDPTGPMLGGPRWGHVSVLLPDGKALVAAGSAQKRSFFLDTAELYDPSSNTWSETGRLVEARFSPTATVLPDGKVLVTGGESRALITQTAELYDPATGTWSYTGSMLERRENHTAALLPNGRVLVAGGNYLFGSVLTAELYDPATGTWSYTGSLLEPIGGPATLLPNGKVLVLSEGGTAAQLYDPATGTWSHTGSPLEPIGGPATVLLNGQVLVARGMTAQLYDPASGTWSHTGSPLQPVGDSATLLLDGRVLALGQSTAQLYEPATGTWSTAPPTAIHRGYFTATRLLDGRVLVAGTPPNTEEDFESAEVYTP encoded by the coding sequence ATGAGGAAAGCACTTGCTCCCTTGATGTTGGCGCTCACTCTGGCGTTGCAGGCGGGCTGCTCTCCCTCGTCTTCGTCTTCCGGCACCGGCTCGGCGCGGTTCGCCGTCTCCGAGCTGAAGTCCCTCTCCTCGGAAATCTCCCGCGTCTCTGTCACCTCCAGCGCCGTGGACATCCCCTCCGTTTCCATCGATCTGGCTCCCACCCAAGGTATCTGGGGCGGCATCATCGGCAACCTCCCCGCTGGCGCCGACCGCTCCTTCCTGGCGCAAGCCTTCGACGACTCGGGCACCCTGCTCTTCGAAGGCTCCGCCTCCGGCGTGACCATCTCCGCGAATCAGACAACCCTCGTCGCCATCACCCTCCAGCAAGTCAACCCTCCGCCTCCCTTCGAGAATGAGGCTCCGCTCATTGACTCCCTGGTGGCCTCCTCCACCACGATCCCCACGGCTGGCTCCATCACCCTGGTCGCCTCCGCCCATGATCCCAACCCGGGCGACACCCTCTCGTACGCATGGAGTGCCACCGCAGGCACCTTCTCCTCGCCCTCGGAGGCCGCCACCTCGTGGACCGCGCCTGTCTCCACCGGTATCCAGACCCTCACCCTCACCGTGACGGACTCCCGTGGCCTGGCCTCCAGCATCGTCCTGGCCGTCAACGTCACCCTGAGCGGAGGAGAGGGGGATGCGCAGCTGTCCATCTCCTTCAACAGGTCACCCCTGGTGGCCGCTCTCAGTGCCAGCCCCACGCACCTGGTCGTCGGCCAGACCACTTCCGTGTCCGTCGCGGCTTCCGATCCGGACGGTGACAGCCTTTCCTATTCCTGGAGCGCCTCCTGCGCCGGCACCTGGACCCATGCCTCCGCCAGCTCGGCTCGGTTCACTCCTTCGCTCGTGCCCGCTGGCTCCTGCAACAACTGCCGCCTGAGCGTCTCGGTGTCGGACGGACGAGGCGGGCAGTCCACGGGCACCGTCGCCCTGTGCGTCCGCAGCACTCCCCCGGTCAATCACCTCAACCCTGTCATCATCCGCTCCTACCGCTCCTCGGATACCGCCTCGCCAGGCCAGGAGCTCACCTTCGAGGTGGTGGCCAGCGACCCGGAGGGCTCTGCCCTCACGTTCTCCTGGGCAGCCGCTACCGGCTCGCTGGGCACTCCCTCCAGTGATGCCTCTCGCAGCCGCATCACCTGGACAGCCCCCGCCTGCGTCAGCACCAGCGCGCCCCCGACCGTTACCGCCACTGTCACCAACGCCTTCAGCCTCGCCACCTCCCGGAGCTTCACTGTCACCGGGCTGCCGACCTGTTCCTCGGGGCGCTGGGACCCGACGGGCCCCATGCTCGGTGGGCCTCGCTGGGGCCATGTCTCGGTACTGCTGCCCGATGGCAAGGCCCTCGTCGCCGCGGGCAGCGCCCAGAAACGGAGCTTCTTTCTCGATACGGCGGAGCTGTACGATCCGAGCTCGAACACCTGGAGCGAGACGGGCCGCCTGGTCGAAGCCCGCTTCTCCCCCACGGCGACGGTGCTGCCCGACGGCAAGGTGCTCGTCACGGGCGGAGAGAGCCGCGCCCTCATCACCCAGACGGCGGAGCTGTACGACCCGGCCACCGGCACCTGGAGCTACACCGGCTCCATGTTGGAGCGCCGTGAGAACCACACGGCCGCGCTGCTGCCCAACGGCAGGGTGCTCGTCGCGGGAGGAAACTACCTCTTTGGCAGCGTCCTGACGGCGGAGCTGTACGATCCGGCTACAGGCACCTGGAGCTATACCGGTTCGCTGCTCGAGCCCATCGGCGGCCCGGCCACGCTGCTGCCCAACGGCAAGGTGCTCGTCCTCTCCGAGGGGGGAACTGCGGCGCAGTTGTACGACCCAGCTACGGGGACCTGGAGCCATACCGGTTCCCCGCTCGAACCCATTGGCGGCCCGGCGACGGTGCTCCTCAATGGCCAGGTGCTCGTCGCGCGGGGAATGACAGCGCAGCTCTATGACCCGGCTTCGGGCACGTGGAGCCATACAGGCTCTCCGCTCCAGCCCGTCGGCGACTCGGCGACGCTGTTGCTCGACGGGAGGGTGCTTGCCCTGGGGCAGTCGACGGCGCAGCTGTACGAGCCGGCCACGGGCACCTGGAGCACCGCCCCCCCCACGGCCATCCATCGTGGGTATTTCACCGCCACGCGGCTGCTCGACGGCCGGGTGCTCGTCGCCGGAACACCCCCCAACACAGAGGAAGATTTCGAATCGGCGGAGGTGTACACGCCCTGA